Proteins from a single region of Starkeya sp. ORNL1:
- a CDS encoding xanthine dehydrogenase family protein molybdopterin-binding subunit, with the protein MTKIVKQDEFRLDRRSFIAGGTALVVAASLPFGGRMAQAAGEASFEPNAFIRIGTDGRIALVMRDAEMGQGIWTGASMLLAEELDVGLDQVTPEASPPNDKLYANPLIGFQATGGSTSIRGDWESLRKAAAIARLALVQAAAKQWNVNAADCKVDRGTVTHAASGRSAPYASLVAAAAAAPLPTDAPLKDRADWKLIGTPQKRVDTRHKVDGGVTYGIDVKLPGMKIGAVARCPVLGGKLVSVDEAPAMKIPGVRAVLKIDDAVAVVGDHFWAAKQGVDALDIKWDLGPNAKLTQADIVRGHEEASHGDGIVAREEGDPVAAIAGAATKLEAVYQLPFLAHAPMEPVNCTVHVRPDGVEVWVGTQVPTRCQSAAAEATGQPVDKVKVYNHLIGGGFGRRLEWEYAGIAASFAKQVDYPLKLIWTREEDIQHDRFRPYYYDRLSAGLDSQGRLVGWTHKVTGSSVLARWAPPGMRKNGIDPDAVECAEETPYDMDTLRVSWVRHEPPGVVTAWWRGVGPAHNIFVVESFIDELANAAKKDPVEFRRGLLAKNPRARAVLDLAAEKSGWGSPLPKGIGRGVMVQNAFGSFLSVVCEADVSNGSDIKLRKLVAAMDCGQAINPDSVRAQLEGGLVFGLTAALYGEITLDQGQVEQANFDTYQMLRMNEVPPIEVHIVNSTETPGGLGETGTAASFPALANAVFAATGKRLRKLPLKLDEGSSG; encoded by the coding sequence ATGACCAAGATCGTGAAACAGGACGAATTCCGCCTCGACCGTCGCTCCTTCATCGCCGGCGGCACGGCGCTGGTGGTGGCGGCTTCACTGCCGTTCGGCGGGCGCATGGCGCAGGCCGCGGGCGAAGCGAGCTTCGAACCCAACGCCTTCATCCGCATCGGCACCGACGGGCGCATCGCGCTGGTGATGCGCGACGCGGAGATGGGGCAGGGCATCTGGACCGGTGCCTCCATGCTGCTCGCCGAGGAACTAGATGTCGGGCTCGACCAGGTGACGCCGGAGGCCTCGCCGCCCAATGACAAGCTCTATGCCAATCCGCTCATCGGCTTCCAGGCGACCGGCGGGTCCACCTCGATCCGCGGCGATTGGGAGAGCCTGCGCAAAGCCGCGGCGATCGCCCGGCTCGCTCTGGTGCAGGCTGCCGCCAAGCAATGGAACGTCAATGCCGCCGATTGCAAGGTCGATCGCGGGACGGTGACGCACGCCGCCTCCGGGCGCAGCGCGCCCTATGCCTCGCTGGTCGCGGCCGCGGCTGCGGCGCCACTGCCGACCGATGCTCCGCTGAAGGATCGCGCGGACTGGAAGCTGATCGGCACGCCGCAGAAGCGGGTCGACACCCGGCACAAGGTCGATGGCGGGGTGACTTACGGCATCGACGTGAAGCTGCCCGGCATGAAGATCGGCGCCGTGGCGCGCTGTCCGGTGCTCGGCGGCAAGCTGGTCTCGGTCGACGAGGCGCCCGCGATGAAAATACCGGGCGTGCGCGCGGTGTTGAAGATCGACGACGCGGTAGCGGTGGTCGGTGACCATTTCTGGGCCGCCAAGCAAGGCGTCGACGCGCTCGACATCAAATGGGACCTCGGCCCCAATGCGAAGCTGACCCAGGCCGACATCGTGCGCGGCCATGAGGAGGCCTCGCATGGCGACGGCATCGTCGCGCGCGAGGAGGGCGATCCCGTCGCCGCCATTGCCGGCGCGGCGACCAAGCTCGAGGCGGTCTATCAACTGCCCTTCCTCGCCCATGCGCCGATGGAGCCGGTCAATTGCACTGTCCATGTGCGGCCTGACGGCGTCGAGGTGTGGGTCGGCACGCAGGTACCGACCCGTTGCCAGTCCGCCGCGGCGGAGGCCACCGGCCAGCCGGTGGACAAGGTGAAGGTGTACAATCATCTGATCGGCGGTGGCTTCGGCCGTCGGCTCGAATGGGAGTACGCCGGCATCGCCGCGTCTTTCGCCAAGCAGGTCGACTATCCGCTGAAGCTGATCTGGACCCGCGAGGAGGACATCCAGCACGATCGCTTCCGACCCTATTATTATGACCGGCTCTCCGCCGGCCTCGACAGCCAGGGCCGCCTAGTCGGCTGGACCCACAAGGTGACCGGTTCCAGCGTGCTGGCGCGCTGGGCGCCCCCCGGCATGCGCAAGAACGGCATCGATCCCGATGCAGTCGAGTGCGCCGAAGAGACGCCCTACGACATGGATACGCTGCGGGTCTCCTGGGTTCGTCACGAGCCGCCCGGCGTCGTCACCGCCTGGTGGCGCGGCGTCGGCCCGGCCCACAACATCTTCGTGGTGGAGAGCTTCATCGACGAACTGGCCAACGCGGCGAAGAAGGACCCGGTCGAGTTCCGCCGCGGCCTGCTGGCGAAGAACCCACGCGCCCGCGCGGTGCTCGATCTTGCGGCCGAGAAGTCCGGCTGGGGCTCGCCGCTGCCGAAGGGCATCGGGCGCGGCGTCATGGTGCAGAACGCCTTCGGCTCGTTCCTGTCGGTGGTGTGCGAGGCCGATGTCTCCAACGGCAGCGACATCAAGCTGCGCAAGCTGGTGGCGGCGATGGATTGCGGCCAGGCAATCAACCCCGACTCGGTGCGCGCGCAGCTCGAAGGCGGCCTGGTGTTCGGCCTCACCGCCGCGCTCTATGGCGAGATCACCCTCGATCAGGGCCAGGTCGAGCAGGCCAATTTCGACACCTACCAGATGCTGCGCATGAACGAAGTGCCGCCGATCGAGGTGCACATCGTCAACAGCACTGAGACGCCCGGCGGCCTCGGCGAAACCGGTACGGCGGCGTCCTTCCCGGCGCTCGCCAACGCAGTGTTCGCCGCCACCGGCAAGCGCCTGCGCAAGCTTCCGCTCAAGCTCGATGAAGGCTCCAGCGGCTGA
- a CDS encoding LLM class flavin-dependent oxidoreductase, giving the protein MVETPRQIHLNAFLRNVGQHEAAWRLPETDTKAVTDIGHYQRLAQIAEQGKLDAIFFADHPALKDRSEDRPWDSLDPFTLITALSGVTSRIGLVATGSTTYNDPYGIARRFATLDHVSRGRAAWNVVTTANASAAENFGFDQHPDPDARYARAAEFLDVAFALWDSWDDDAIVGDKAGGVFVDRDKIHRIDHVGPHFRVAGPLEIPRSPPGRPVIFQAGSSEPGKDLAARYADAIFTAQPTIEEGQAFYGDIKGRVRAVGRDPATVLILPGLSFFIGGTEAEAFALREQFEDLTLPTYGIAQLSRVTGLDLSGYDLDSLIRIPPRPDQANQRSRHDLVHRLTSAEDLTLRQLLRRLSAGRGHRIATGTPEQIAGTIVEWFENGAADGFNLIPPALPTSLSSFVEQVIPLLQRRGLFRTDYEGATLRDHLGLERPAVARRAVALPSAAE; this is encoded by the coding sequence ATGGTCGAAACCCCGCGGCAGATCCACTTGAACGCCTTCCTGCGCAATGTCGGCCAGCACGAAGCGGCCTGGAGGCTGCCGGAGACCGACACCAAGGCGGTCACCGACATCGGCCATTATCAGCGCCTCGCGCAGATTGCGGAGCAAGGCAAGCTCGATGCGATCTTCTTCGCCGACCACCCCGCGTTGAAGGATCGCTCCGAGGATCGCCCCTGGGATTCGCTCGATCCGTTCACGCTGATCACGGCGCTCTCCGGCGTCACCAGCCGGATCGGCCTCGTCGCCACCGGCTCGACCACCTATAACGACCCCTATGGCATCGCCCGCCGTTTCGCGACGCTCGACCATGTCAGCCGCGGGCGCGCCGCGTGGAATGTGGTGACCACCGCGAACGCTTCGGCCGCGGAGAATTTCGGCTTCGACCAGCATCCCGACCCCGATGCGCGCTATGCGCGCGCCGCCGAGTTCCTCGATGTTGCCTTCGCGCTCTGGGACAGCTGGGACGACGACGCCATCGTCGGCGACAAGGCGGGCGGGGTGTTCGTCGATCGCGACAAGATCCACCGCATCGACCATGTCGGGCCACATTTCCGCGTTGCCGGGCCGCTGGAAATTCCGCGCTCGCCACCGGGCCGGCCAGTGATCTTCCAGGCGGGTTCCTCCGAGCCGGGCAAGGATCTGGCCGCCCGCTACGCCGACGCCATCTTCACTGCGCAGCCGACGATCGAGGAGGGGCAGGCCTTCTATGGCGACATCAAGGGCAGGGTGCGCGCCGTGGGGCGCGATCCGGCCACGGTGCTGATCCTGCCGGGCCTCTCCTTCTTCATCGGCGGCACCGAGGCGGAAGCCTTTGCGCTGCGCGAGCAATTCGAGGACCTGACGCTGCCGACCTACGGCATCGCCCAGCTCTCCCGCGTCACCGGCCTCGACCTCAGCGGTTACGACCTCGACAGCCTGATCCGGATTCCGCCGCGGCCGGACCAGGCCAACCAGCGCAGCCGCCACGATCTGGTGCACCGCCTCACCAGCGCGGAGGATCTGACGCTTCGCCAGTTGCTGCGGCGCCTCAGTGCCGGGCGCGGTCACCGCATCGCCACCGGGACGCCGGAGCAGATCGCTGGAACCATCGTCGAATGGTTCGAGAACGGCGCCGCCGACGGTTTCAACCTCATCCCGCCGGCCTTGCCGACATCGCTCTCCAGCTTCGTCGAGCAGGTCATCCCGCTGCTGCAGCGGCGCGGCCTGTTCCGCACCGACTACGAGGGCGCCACCTTGCGCGACCATCTCGGGCTGGAGCGCCCGGCGGTCGCGCGCCGCGCCGTCGCGCTTCCCAGCGCAGCCGAATAG
- a CDS encoding (2Fe-2S)-binding protein → MATLNINGQDHNFDVPADMPLLWVLRDVAGLTGTKFGCGAGLCGACTVHLDGEAVRSCQTAVSDAVGHKIATIETVGATPQGAAIQKAWLDLEVVQCGYCQSGQIMSATALLKANPKPSDSDIDDAMSGNICRCGTYRRIRAAIKQASAA, encoded by the coding sequence ATGGCAACCCTCAACATCAACGGACAGGACCATAATTTCGACGTCCCGGCCGACATGCCCTTGCTGTGGGTGCTGCGCGACGTCGCCGGCCTGACCGGCACGAAGTTCGGCTGCGGCGCCGGGCTGTGCGGCGCCTGCACCGTCCACCTCGACGGGGAGGCAGTGCGTTCCTGCCAGACCGCGGTGAGCGATGCCGTCGGGCACAAGATCGCGACCATCGAGACCGTCGGCGCGACCCCGCAGGGTGCGGCGATCCAGAAGGCATGGCTGGACCTCGAAGTGGTGCAGTGCGGCTATTGCCAGTCCGGCCAGATCATGTCGGCGACGGCGCTGCTGAAAGCCAATCCGAAGCCCTCGGACAGCGATATCGATGACGCCATGAGCGGCAATATCTGTCGCTGCGGGACCTATCGGCGGATCCGCGCCGCCATCAAGCAAGCTTCGGCAGCGTGA
- a CDS encoding MarR family winged helix-turn-helix transcriptional regulator, which yields MAAVDPNLCNNAVLRKATRRLGQFYDAAIAPSGLRATQFALLAEIVALEGPTLRQLAGALVMDLSALGHTLKPLARDGLVTITADPHDRRAKRALLTEAGMAKFNHARRLWLGAQRRFESTLGNERAAELRSVLGYIASESFTEAYLDG from the coding sequence GTGGCGGCTGTCGATCCCAACCTCTGTAACAATGCCGTGCTCCGCAAGGCGACACGCCGGCTCGGTCAGTTCTATGACGCGGCCATTGCGCCGAGCGGCCTGCGCGCGACGCAATTCGCGCTGCTGGCAGAAATCGTCGCCCTGGAAGGGCCGACCTTGCGCCAATTGGCGGGTGCCCTGGTGATGGACCTCTCCGCCCTGGGCCATACGCTGAAACCGCTCGCCCGCGATGGCCTCGTCACCATCACCGCCGACCCGCACGACCGGCGCGCCAAGCGCGCGCTGCTGACCGAAGCGGGTATGGCGAAGTTCAACCACGCGCGGCGGCTCTGGCTCGGTGCGCAGCGCCGCTTCGAGTCGACGCTTGGCAATGAGCGCGCCGCCGAGCTGCGCTCGGTCCTCGGCTACATCGCCTCGGAAAGCTTTACCGAGGCTTATCTGGACGGCTGA